The Phragmites australis chromosome 15, lpPhrAust1.1, whole genome shotgun sequence genome window below encodes:
- the LOC133892710 gene encoding uncharacterized protein LOC133892710: MSIACCLPVVECVYCLACARWAWQLCLHSGGYDSETWGLASATELEPVPRLCRLILSVYEDDLEHPQWAPPGGYGMEPRWVVHRRTYEHTHGHAPTYLLYVDHRHSDLVLAVRGMNMAKESDYAVLLDNRLGQRRFDGGYVHNGLLKAAEWVFDAECDVMRDLLESNPGYTLTFAGHSLGSGVVAMLALVAVHNRERLGGIERKRIRCFAMAPARCMSLNLAVRYADIINAVILQDDFLPRTDIPLEDIFKSLFCLPCLLCGRCLIDTCIPESVMLRDPRRLYAPGRLYHIVERKPFRCGRYPPVVRTAVPVDGRFEHIVLSCNTISDHAIIWIEREGQRALDLMLENEKTMRVPEIQRMGDETTITRHHNEELQAALRRAVVLGVADVNVPSTYGTFNENPTPEADEASPVLSDSGRRRAVWDVWIARIFQKDESGQMVPRR, from the exons ATGTCAATCGCATGCTGCTTGCCGGTCGTCGAGTGCGTGTACTGCCTGGCGTGTGCGCGGTGGGCGTGGCAGCTCTGCCTCCACTCCGGAGGCTATGACAGCGAGACATGGGGGCTTGCATCAGCCACGGAGCTTGAGCCCGTGCCACGGTTGTGCCGGCTGATCCTCTCGGTCTACGAGGATGACCTTGAGCACCCACAGTGGGCGCCCCCAGGGGGTTATGGCATGGAACCACGGTGGGTGGTGCACCGGAGGACATATGAGCACACTCACGGCCATGCTCCGACATACCTGCTATATGTCGACCACCGGCATTCGGATCTCGTACTTGCCGTTCGGGGGATGAACATGGCGAAAGAGAGTGACTACGCCGTGCTGCTGGACAACAGGCTCGGCCAGAGGAGGTTTGACGGCGGCTATGTGCACAATGGCCTGCTCAAGGCTGCTGAGTGGGTGTTTgatgctgagtgtgatgtcatGAGGGACCTTCTGGAGAGCAATCCTGGTTACACGCTCACATTTGCCGGGCATTCTCTTGGTTCCGGTGTCGTGGCGATGCTGGCTCTGGTGGCAGTGCACAACAGGGAGAGACTGGGTGGTATCGAGAGGAAGAGGATACGGTGCTTTGCGATGGCGCCTGCCCGGTGCATGTCGCTCAATCTGGCGGTCCGTTATGCGGATATCATCAACGCAGTTATTCTTCAG GATGATTTTTTGCCTCGCACAGACATTCCTCTGGAAGACATCTTCAAGTCACTCTTCTG CTTGCCATGCCTTTTATGCGGAAGGTGCCTTATAGACACTTGTATACCTGAAAGTGTGATGTTGAGAGATCCAAGGCGCCTCTATGCACCAGGCAGGCTCTACCACATAGTTGAAAGGAAAcctttcag ATGTGGAAGATACCCCCCTGTTGTCAGAACAGCTGTTCCGGTGGATGGCCGATTCGAGCACATTGTTCTCTCTTGCAACACGATATCTGACCATGCTATTATATGGATTGAAAGAGAAGGTCAAAGGGCACTGGAT TTGATGCTGGAGAATGAGAAAACCATGAGAGTACCTGAAATTCAAAGGATGGGCGATGAAACTACCATAACAAGGCACCACAACGAGGAGCTGCAAGCGGCACTGAGGCGCGCGGTTGTGCTCGGGGTTGCTGACGTTAACGTGCCATCGACATATGGTACATTCAATGAAAATCCAACTCCTGAAGCTGATGAGGCTTCCCCAGTGCTGTCGGACAGCGGTAGGCGCAGGGCGGTCTGGGATGTGTGGATTGCAAGGATATTCCAGAAGGACGAATCTGGGCAAATGGTTCCGCGGAGATGA